TGTGCCCCTTCTGCCCCTTCTGTCATTAACTATGACTGGGCATCATGGGATGTAAACGATTATTCCAGTTTTTTCATCAATAAGGCCTTGTTAGCACAATGGGTAGAAAATAACTGTATACTTAGGAACCATGGATATGGCAGTTCCCTGAGACTGGCACCGTGCCGGCAGGAGGAGAGAGTTTTCACCGAAAAAACGATTTTGAGGAGGACTTTTTCTATATATACTCCTACCTGTTTGTAGATATGTTTCTTAGACTGCCCTTCTCTAACTTTCACATTGACGTGCTGAAAAGGTTGAACGTTGCCCCTACGCAACTTCATCCGAACAGTTGGGACTACATCCAGTCGTTTTTCGTGGTTTGCCAATGGATAAGTATAACACCGACTGCCCCAATGTTTCTGTATTTCTTTAGAACCCGCCCGATCGCTAAAAAGGGTTGGGTTTCCCTTAGCTCTGACCCTAAGAATaccttatttaaattatatgtcGACTCATATAAAGGCTTTAAGAAGCATTTCTTTAGGGTGTCAATAACTAAGTTAGGCCGCCCGTTCTTTTTCAATCAAGACGGTAGTGAAAGATTTCCTTTGTATTGGACCCAAGATCCTCAAACTATAACTTCTTGGGATAAAGATTTAATGACGGAAGATGAGCTGAAAGCCATTGGTGTGCTGGAGGGATTGCCTCTTCGCCCCTATTCTTCGAGGCAAATAATCGGTTGTCTTGCGTACAACAACCTAGATTCAAAAGTCTCTGATATGTTCTTTTTACTGAATCTGTGCTTTCATTGAGTTTGCCTATTGAAGATTTCTCTTTTCCAGTTATCATGGGTAAGAAGAAGGTTACGATCGACTGGTTTAACTGCTCTAAAGACCTTGTCCAGGAAGAAGGTTCATCTGGAGGTGCCAAAACCACCACCCCAAACATTCCTGCAGTGGTCAATCTTGACGAGGAGGTCCCCAGTCAAGAATTGGCGTtgaagaggaaaaggaaagtAGTCCCCCCGGTGAAGGTTGCCCCGGTCGGTAAGAAAGCCAAAGTTACAGGGAAAGGGCAAGTGGTTGAAGAATCATTCCACCCTTAGGCCGACCACGACCTGTCGAGCGGTATATGGGACGTCGGCTTTGATCTAGGTTATAAAATAGACTTCAACTTTGATCCCACCAAGAAGAAGGTACTGGAAGCTACCTCTCGTCAACAACTGACTCAACAGTGTTTGGAGCTTTGTGCTCGTGCAACCGCATCAGCCTGGCAGTTAATTCACACGGCCGACAAGGAGAAGGCTGACCTTGAAACTTTGCAGAAGCAATTAATGGATCTCACTCTCCTCCATTCTGAATGTGGACCCAAATATGCAAAGGCGCAGCAAACCATTAATGAGGGTCGCATTATCTTCGAAGAGGTGGAGAAATCCTTTCAAGCTCTCAAGAAGGAAAATGATCAGCAGGCCCTTGACCTGGTGGCTGCTCGAAAGGCAAATGATGAGTTGATTGTGGAAAGGAACACGTTGAGGAGCTCCCTGATGGCTTCCAAAGCCAAAGAAAGGCAAATGGTCGAAGTGATTATCTTGGAACACACGCGTGGTTTCAAGAAGGCTATACGACAGGCTGCCCACTTTCTGGAACGCCCCTTGGAAGGACTGCCGTTCAACATGGACCAAGATATCCTTGAGGGAAATCTTGTTTCCTCTAAAGAAGTTCCTGTCGGTACCTATTCAGATGAAGACGACGAGGCAGACTCCCCTGAAAATGAGCACTCTGCAGCCCCGGTGAACGATCCTAAGGATGTTACTGAAGTGCCCACCACTGAAAATGTTGCCCCTGTAGATGTTTCTGTTGGAAAAGCTTAAGACATTTTTCTCTGTCCATTTTCCATTGAACTTTTGATGatttcaaaacaatttattttctgCTTTTTTGACCGATTTGTATGACTTAAGGCTTTCGGCCATGGTTTTTATGTCTACACTGTTTCGAGAATTGCTAGTGATTATTGTGCCGTTCACTAGAATTGATTAGTATTATGCACGATTAAAGGCTTTTAAGCCTGAATTCAAACGTCAAACCCTCTGTCATGAGGGGTGTTTTACCCTTTGCTAGTTTGCTTTTTCAAACATAGCGAGGGGTTCTCTTCACTTAGAATTTGCTAAGTGAAAACCTACCTTAAGATAAGGCAATATAGTAGATACATAAGTGAGTAGGTTAGTATAAATTTACTTGTATGTGCAGAAGCGCTCGGTTTCGGCGTTCAGTATTTTTTCGCGTTATTTGAGCGTCTGTTCTTAGTAGCCCATGGATGTTTGAATAGCTATGATCCAAAAGGACCTGCAAACATATGTTAATCTATAAGGCAAACGCTGCCTTTGAAAGTTTGGATTCGGACATTTAGTCCGGGAGGCAAGTGCTGCCCTAGGGTGTTCAGACTTGTAGTCCGTTCGGACATGTAGTCCGGAAGGCAAATGCTGCCTTTAGAAATTTGGACGTTTAGTCCATTCAAACATTTAGTCTGGAAGGCAGGTGCTACCCTTGGGTGTTCAGACGTTTAGTCCGTTCGGACATgtagtccggaaggcaagtgctgcctttgaAAATTTGGACGTTTGGTCCGCGCAGACATTTAATCTGGAATCCTTTGGATAAGAATAAACAGCCGAATGGATCATAAACTGAGTGGTTTCATTGAAACAACGTTAACAAATGTATTGAAACAAATGGAGAATGCAGTAAATATGAAATTCTAACAATGCAGTAAATCTGAAATTCTAACTATAGTAGAACTTTAAATGTGTGGCGTTCCATGTGTTAGGAATGACTTTTCCGTCCAAATGCTCCAACCGGTATGCACCGTTCTCCAAATCTTCTATGATGCGAAAGGGTCCTTCCTAGTTGTCTGATAGCTTGTCGTACGCTTTTTCTTTGCGAGCTTCGCCTCTCTTTCGCCAAACAAGGTCTCCTGTGGTAAAGCTACGTGGTTTGACCTTCGTATTGTATCGCCGCACGAGTAGTCGTTTCTGGGCTGCGTTTCATATCATGGCCACTTCACGTCGTTCGGGTAAAGTGTCCAGGTTAACCCTCAGCTGATTTTCATTGAGGTTCATGTCTTGCATTTCTCGTCGTATAGTCGGTTCGCCAACCTCGACCGGAAGCATGGCGTCTGTGCCATAAGTGAGGTTGAAGGGAGTTTCGCCCGTTGAACCGTGTGGTGTGCATCTGTATGCCTAAAGCACTTCAGGCAACTCTTCGACCCATAACCCTTTAACACGCCCAAGTCTCTTCTTTAACTCGAAAATAATGGCTTTGTTGGCTGCCTCCGCCTGCCCGTTTGTTTACGGGTGTTCAACTGAGCTTGTGACATGTTTAATGCCTAGGCCTTTGAGGAAATCCTCTAGCTTTCTTTCAACAAATTGCCGACCGTTATCAGTTACAATTTTGTGTGGTAATTCAAACCTGTAAATCAGGCGCCAGATAAAACTTTCTACCTTTTGAGCACTTATTATTGCGAGGGCCTCTGCTTCAATCCATTTGGTGAAGTAATCGACCGCTACCAAGAGGTATTTGCATTGTGCTTTGCCGACCGGTAGCGGGCCGACAATATCCATTCCCCACTGCGCGAAGGGCCACGGAGAGATGATTTCATGTAGTTCAGAAGGAGGAATTCGTAAATTATGTCCGTGAGACTGACAGGAGATACACTTCTGTACGAATGCCGCACAATCTTGCTCCATAGAGGGCCAGTAAAAGCTGGCTCGTAGAATCTTGGCCCTCAGCATCCTTTTTCCTGAATGTGAACCACAAACGCCATGATGTAATTCTTGCATGACGTACTTGGCTTCTTCGTCAAACAGACATTTCAGCAACGGGGTAGTATAACCTCGCCGGTATAAATCATCACCCACAAACATGTAACGGGCGATTCGTTTAGAATCAGTGATACTGACCCGTCTGCCCTGTTCTTGTTGGACCATGAGTTGAATTATGTCCTGCCGCCAATCAGTTCGTGGTGTAGCCACATTAGTGGTATATGTTTCCAACAACGGCTTATGCAGTATGGTTTTGATCACCGAAGAGAGTTGCGACTTCTCGCGAGAGTGGGTCAACTTCGATAACAGATCCGCCCAAGAATTTTGTGCCCTAGGTATGTGGGTAACAGAGAAATTGGTAAATGATTTGATCAAATCACTAACCTTGTGATAATAGCGTAGCAGGTGATCGTCCTTGACCTAGAAAGTTCCATTGAGCTGTCCAACAACTAGTTGAGAATCCATTCTGCATTCCAGATGATTGACTTCCAACTCTTTGGCCAGCAATAATCCGCTAATGAGAGCTTCATATTCTGGCTGGTTATTGCTAAGTTGAAAGTTAAAGTTGACCGCCTGTTCGACCAGTAGGTCGTCTGGTCCTTCAAGTACAATGTCAGTTTCTCCTCCTCTTCTGTCTGAAGATCCATCTACATTTAGATGCCAAATGTTTGGTTCCCCCGGACGGTAGACTTCAGCTGCAAAATCATCCAGGTGTTGGCCTTTAACGGAACCTTGTGGTTCATATCGTAGACCGAATTCAGATAGCTCAATCGCCCAAGCTACAATCATTCCCGCCAAGTCAGGCTTCCTGAGAATCTTAGCGATCGGATGGTTTGTCCGGATGACTATCTAATGACTCTGAAAGTACGGCCGGAGCCGTCGTGCTGCTGTCAGCAAGGCTAGCGCCACCTTTTCCACCTGAGAATATCTTTCCTCTGCTCCTTGCAGGGTTCGGCTGGTAAAGTATATTAGCTTAAAATCTGGACTTTCTTGGATGAGAGTTGCACTTACCGAGTGGTTGGATGCAGCCAAGTAGAGTTGTAACTCAAACCCCTCGGTTGGGCGAGCCATGATAGGTGGACTGGTCAGAATGCTTTTTACCTTAGAGAAGGCTTCTTCGCAAGCGTTATCCCAGTGCCGAGGTACAtcctttttcatgcttttcaaGATAGGTTTGATATGATCAGAAAACCTCGGTTTGAATCGTGATAGGGTTGTGAGACGTCCAACTAAGCATTGAACATCCTTCAACTTAGTGGGACTCTTCATCTCTAATATCGCCCGGCATTTGTCAGGATTTGCTTCTATTCCTCGATAGGTCAACATGAAACCCAAGAATTTTCCGGCAAACACCCCGAAAGTGCATTTGTTGGGGTTTAGACGCATGTTGTAGTGCCTGAGTTGTTGAAAGACTTCTTCTAAATCTTTGAGGTGTTGTTGATGCGTGTGACTTCGGATTACCATATCGTCTACATATACTTCCATGCAACGGCCTATCTGATTATGGAAGACTTTATCCATTAGGCGTTGATAAGTAGCGCCCGCATTCCTGAGACCGAACGGCATGACCTCATAGCAGTAATTGGTCTGCTCTGTAATAAAGGTCGTCTTTTCTCGATCCGGGGCGTACATCGGGATTTGATTATACCCCGAGTAGGCATCTAAAAAACTGAGAACAGTGTGTCCGGAAGCTCCGTCTACCAACCGATCAATATTCGGGAGAGGATAAGAATCCTTAGGGCATGCTTTATTGAGATCAGTGAAGTCCACACACATTCTCCATTGTCCATTCGCCTTTTTTACCATGACTACAGTAGATAACCATGTAGTGTAAGTCAATTCTCGTATAAATTCCGCTTTGAGGAGCTTATCCACTTCGCTTCGAATGGCCGCCCGTTTTTCATCACCAAACTGTCGTTTCTTTTGAGACACCGGTCGGGCCTCTCGGAATATCGACAGTTTATGCGCAATGACGCTGGGATGGATTCCGGGCATATCCGATGCGCTCCAGGCGAACAGATCGTTGTTGGCTTTTAATAACTCTTTCAATGCGTTTTCTTCAAATGGCTGAAGGTTATCCCCGATGGACGTAGTTTGTTGTTCATTTTTTCCCACTATGAAGGCTTTATCTCGCCTTGAGGTTGAATCCGCTCGTCCGCATTGGTCTTGGGATCAAGGTCAATCAGAATAGCTTCAGTACGGTTTTTACTTTTGTAAGGCGTGACCTTTAGACCAGCTACGTAGCATTGACGGGTGGTTTTCTGATCTGCCCGAACGATGCATATAGTTCTTCTATCTGTAGGAAATTTCATTGCCAAATGTGGGGTAGAGACGATCGCCCCGAAAGCATTTAGGCAAGGACGTCCAAGGAGGGCATTATAGGACGTGTTTGCCTCCACTAACAAGAATCGAACTCGGAGTTCCTTACCATCATCGTCCGACCCCAGGCGGGTTCGTAAGTCGAGATACCCCCGGGTGTCTACTCTTTCTCCCGCGAAGCCAACAATTTACTCGTTAAACAGAGCAATTACGTCTTCTGCAATTTCCATTCTTCGGAATGTTGTCCAGTATAGTATATTGACTGAACTGCCTTGGTCTACAAGGACCTTGCCCACATCGTACTGTGAAATGCGGGTTGTGATGACCATAGGATCGTCTTAGTCAGGATCTGGTGCATGAAAATTCCTGTCCGTGAAGGTTATATCAGGCATTGACACTGGATTGCGTACCACCGAGCGAACGCTGTGCAGACTTCTCAAATGTCTCTTTCGAGCTGAGGATGAAGCACCTCCTCCAGCAAAACCGCCCGAAATAGTATCGATCCTGCCTTTTACTGTGAGATCTCGCTCTCTAGGCCGACTACGGGATATATGTCTTGAGGGACTACGAGAACGGTTGCGTGAGTGGCCACCCTTCCCATTTGTACGTTCTGGGCTTCTTCGTGTCTTTTTGGGGGAGTGTCCTGCACGGGCAGATTCTTCTTTCACGAATTCCCGGAGGTGTCCAGCATGGATCAGCTTTTCCAATTCATCTTTGAGAGTTTGGCAGCTTTCAGTGGTATGTCCCCCTGAATTATGGAATCGGCATACCTGTGCCGTGTCCACGTTCTTAGgtggaaattttcttctttgaaagatCAGGTTGGACTACAAAGCCCTTTCCAGCACCTTTTCTCTAGGGACAGTGAGGTGCGCATAGCGGTCGTACCTAGGGTTGAGATTCGCCGGGGGTTTCTGATCCCGGGCGTTCTCACTCCGACGTTTCCCCTCCTTCTTGTTACCATTCACCGGGTGCTCCTCGTGTTGTTGTTTCCGAAAGATCCTCTGGTATTCCATCTTGATAAATTTAGCCATTTTTTGCTGCAACTCCTCCAACGTACTAGGTAACTCGGCGTATAAGCTTTCTGAGACGAATCCCGCTTTTAGGCAATTGGGCAAACTACTAATGATGAATTCAAGGCTGACACCTTTTATCCTCCGAGCGGCGTGATTGTATCGATGCATGAAGGCTCTGAGAGTTTCGTCTTTCCCCTGTCTGAGATTGACTAGCTCGGCCGCAGTAACCTCCTCGTATCGGTTGGTGGAATATTGCTTTTTGAACATGTCCATCATCGTGCGGAAACTATCCACTGAATTGGGTGGAAGGGCGTAATACCACTCTAGGGCTTCACCCCTTAGTGACAGGGAGAATGCCCGGCACTTTACCGGGTCACTTTAAGTGTAAAAAGCCATGGAGTCAATGAAATTCCGCAAATGATGATCTAGATTCGTTGTGCCATCAAATTTTTCAACCTGAGGCGGAGGCCGCTCGGGCATAGGGGCCTGCATGATGGCATCAGTGAACGGCAAAAGGTCCGGGGACCGGGGGGGAGGAGGCGAATTATGATTTTGACTGTCCTCTGATGTCTCCTGgtcttgttgtttttctttattgcgTTCGGCATCCTCGGCCTTCTTCTGTTGTAACTCTTGCTTTAAACTTGCAATGGTTTGGGCTTGCTCCTCTAGCTGGGCTTGTAATTCTCTTATCATTTGGATCGGATCCGGAGTTTCCATAcctcttgtggtcaccattgggagtCTTCACTTTcgagccccacggtgggcgccaaaatgtttcggtggaTATTTCTGAGGGCCGAAAGGACTGACCTGGGTGACGTGGTGCTCCTGCTTTACGACGCTTGATCTAACCGATTGGTGTGTTTTCTCCTATCTCCCGATCGTTTGTTCTTCTCAAATCTTCGACCGTCCGAGAATCTCCAAGCTTGGGCCGGAGGgaggaggtacctgcaatggcactccgacgcccaagttaggGTTTTGTAGTGAAGGGCCTTGAGTGCAAGGCTATCAATTCTCAGTATGAGATCGGAGAGTAAATCTCTCTTGCTAATTCCCAGCAAATTAGGTGAAACGTAGCAAGTGTACTGTAGAATAAGATAGCATAAGAGAGCGTACCTGGCTTGTGATTCCAGCCATGTATATATAgataattatcaaatataaacagaatataatataaacagctaTACCTGAATATTCGGTTGTTCAGATCTTATCTGATTTTATCtgatacttataatatttgttaagatataCTTTCACTAAATTATTGGTTCATAGGCCCAATAGTAATAAAAAACCATAATGTCTCGTCATTAGTATGATCGAGGCTCATTAATCGTTTAGGACCGTTCGGCTACTATTCGTAACCGTTCGGTCCAAATATCATATCGTACAACtataatgaagaaaaatgagATGGAGAATTGAAGAAAGGAGATAATAGTGTACATGTCACATGAAATaggacaaaataaaattatactcaTTGAGATCAAGTCTTGTTGTCCTTGTTTCTAGTTGTCTAGACATTTATAAAGGAATACAAATCTGAatgttaattatgaaattattatgttaaacaaaattaaaaggtaaTTGAACCATTACTGGATTATCATTATGATGTGTAGAtgagatatttaatatttttaaattgatttcatttattatattttcctttaatcaaacatttatttgaacatcaaaatatttttaagatataacTGATTGGACGAATCAAcaataaaacaaacttaaaaaataagaaagatcGACATGAACtagaataaaatgtaatatctATCTCAAAAAACACTTAACTATATATTAAAGACGAATAAATcactaaatatgaaaaaaaaaaaataacacctgTCGAACAACTAATTAACGTCAATAACTAACTGACCAGTTTAATGAGAAACTATAATAAGTTGACAACTTCATGGTTAGttgaataatataaatgtgctctcagaaaaaaaaaattaattcgaTTATGACTTTCTCTTTTCCTGttgaatatttcttttctcGATTAGTAAACATCATTCTCCATTCCTTTTTTTATTCACTAATCATTatgtatttgtatttgttttctGTTTCTCTAACTGAAGTTTGCACCCTATTactaaaaactgaaaaaaaatactaaattacaGTATTAACATTTCTAGTAATACTCtagcaaaagagagaaaaaatggaAGGAAAATAAACTGAAAGAGGATCATATTTTTTGTGGATCTACGTAATAATAGattttttgtgttattatttGTCCAATACTttacataacatttttttaatagattttactagttacattttttacatatttttctttattttttgtataatttaatgTACACGTGACATTTTTT
This DNA window, taken from Vigna radiata var. radiata cultivar VC1973A chromosome 5, Vradiata_ver6, whole genome shotgun sequence, encodes the following:
- the LOC106760352 gene encoding uncharacterized protein LOC106760352, with translation MMDMFKKQYSTNRYEEVTAAELVNLRQGKDETLRAFMHRYNHAARRIKGVSLEFIISSLPNCLKAGFVSESLYAELPSTLEELQQKMAKFIKMEYQRIFRKQQHEEHPVNGNKKEGKRRSENARDQKPPANLNPRYDRYAHLTVPREKVCRFHNSGGHTTESCQTLKDELEKLIHAGHLREFVKEESARAGHSPKKTRRSPERTNGKGGHSRNRSRSPSRHISRSRPRERDLTVKGRIDTISGGFAGGGASSSARKRHLRSLHSVRSVVRNPVSMPDITFTDRNFHAPDPD